In the genome of Streptomyces sp. 846.5, the window CCCACGCCAAGCGCGACGCCCACCTCCGCTCCGGCGACTTCTTCGCCACCGACCAGCACCCCACCCTGGCCTTCACCGCCGACCGGGCCACGGTCACCCCGGACGGCTCGGTCAAGGTCAGCGGCAGCCTCACCGTCCGCGGCACCACCCAGCCGCTGGAGTTCACCGCCCGGCCGACCGCCGTCGGCGCCGACTCGGTCTCCCTCACCGCGGAGCTGACCGTCGACCGCGACGCCCACGGCCTGGGCTGGAACAAGCTCGGCATGATCAAGGGCCTGACCGGCGTCACGGTGAACGCGACCTTCGTCCACCAGGCCTGACACCTCGACAGCAGCAGACGGGTGGGGCGGCGACCACGGGTCGCCGCCCCACCCGTCTTCCGTTATGCCCGCGCCCGCACGCCGTCCAGGGCAATGGCGAGCACCCGGTCGCGCTGCCCCTCCTCCGGGAAGGCAGTCGAGGTGATGCCGGAGACCATCCGCACCAGGTCGTCGAAGCTGATGTCCGCCCGAGCCTCGCCCGCCTGCTGGGCCCGCAGTAGCAGCGGGCCGCCCGCCTCATACAGGGAGTCCCGGCAGGCCAGGAAGATGTCCGACTCGCCGTTGAGCGCGTCGCGGATGGCCCGCTTGGTGACGGAGTACTCCACGAAGCGGCGCAGCCAGGCGGTCAGCGCCTGCCACGGAGGCTCTCCGGCCAGCTCCACCGCCGCCTTGCCGAGGGCGTTGACCTCCTCGGCGTAGACGCTCTCGAAGAGGTGCCTGCGGGTGGGGAAGTTGCGGTAGAGGGTGCCGATGCCGACGCCCGCGCGCCGGGCGATGTCCTCCAGCGAGGCGTCGGCCCCGTTCTCGGCGAAGGCCTCCCGCGCCGCGACCAGCAGCGCGTCGAAGTTGCGTGCGGCGTCCGCACGGCGGGGGCGCTGCACCACGACGATCTCCGTCGCCGCCGCTGTCGCCGTGGACTCCGCCATCGCGCACTCCCTCTTGGGTCGAACAGAGAACCGGGGTTGTACCGGAGGTAAGCCTCCGGTATGGTGGAGGCATGCCTCCACTTTAGCAGCCGAGGCATCGGTCCGCACCGAAGCGGACCCCCACACCCTTCCTGTCCCACGGTCCCCCTGCCCTTCCACGGGTCACCGGACCGCTCTCCGCCATGCCTCGCTCCGAGAGAGAAACCATCATGAATCGGACGTCCAATCGGCTCACCTTCGCGGTCCTCGCGACCGGAGCCGGCGTCTTCTCGATGCTGCAGTCGCTGATCGCCCCGGCCCTGCCCACCGTCCAGCACGCGATGCACACCTCCCAGTCCACAGCGACCTGGGTGATGACCGCCTATCTGCTCTCCGCCTCCGTCTTCACCCCGATCCTCGGGCGCGTCGGCGACCTGGTCGGCAAGAAGCGCACCCTGGTCGCGGTCCTGGCCGCGCTGGTGCTCGGCTGCCTGCTGGCGGCGCTCGCGCCCAACATCGGCGTGCTGATCGTCGCCCGAGTCGTCCAGGGCATCGGCGGCGCGCTCTTCCCGCTCTCCTTCGGCATCATCAGGGACGAGTTCCCCGCCGTCCGGGTCTCCCCCAGCATCAGCAACCTCTCCGCGGTGATCGCCGCCGGCGGCGGCTTCGGCATGGTGCTCGCCGGGCCCATCGTCGGCGCGCTGGACTACCGCTGGCTGTTCTGGCTGCCGGTCGGCGTGGTGGCACTGGCTGCCCTCGCCGCACTGCGCTGGATCCCCGAGTCGCCCACCCGCGGCGAGGGCAATGTCAACTGGCTCGGCGCCGGGCTGCTCTCGGCCTGGCTGGTCGCCCTGCTGCTGCCCATCAGCCAGGCCTCCGTCTGGGGCTGGGGCTCGATGCGGGTGAACCTGCTGCTGGTCGTCGCGGTGGTGCTGTTCGCGCTGTGGATCCGCTCCGAGAGCCGCGCCGCCAGCCCGCTGATCGACCTCAAGGTGATGCGGCTGCGCGCGGTGTGGACCACCAACACCGCCGCACTGCTCTTCGGCGCCGGCATGTACGCGGTCTGGTCCTTCCTGCCCGGCTTCGCCCAGACGCCCTCCTCGGCCGGCTACGGCTTCGGCTCCAGCGTGACCGGGGCCGGCCTGCTGATGCTGCCGATGCTGGTCGCGATGTTCTGCTCGGGCGTGCTCAGCGGGCGCCTGCAGCCGATCGTCGGCGCCAAGGCGCTGCTGGTCACCGGCGCCGCGCTGGGCGCGGCGGCCTGCGCGATCCTCGCCGCCTGGCACGGTCAGCAGTGGCAGATCGCCTTCGCCGCAGGGGTGTTCGGCCTCGGCATCGGCCTGGCCTTCGCCTCGATGGCGAACCTGATCGTCCAGAGCGTGCCGGCCGAGCAGACCGGCGCGGCGACCGGCATGAACGCCAATATCCGCACCATCGGCGGGTCGCTGGGCGCGGCCGTGATGAGCAGCCTGGTCACCGGCAACCTGCAGGCCTCCGGGCTGCCCGCGGAAGGCGGCTACACCGGGGGGTTCGGCCTGCTGGCCGTCCTCTGCCTGGCCGCTTCGCTGACCGCCTTGCTGGTCCCGGCCCGTGCAGTGGCCCTTCGGGCCGCCGCCGTGGGCCAGCCCACACGGGTGTCCGAGGTCGCGGGACGGTAATCGGCGTGCATGGCTTGTCGCGCAGTTCCCCGCGCCCCTAGCTGTCTGCAACTGGCCCAGTTGCACATGGTTAGGGGCGCGGGGAACTGCGCGACAAACCATGCACCACCCGCACTCAACCCCCAGCAGCAACCATGTCCTGCAACCCCACCACCCTCAACAGTTGCAACCGCTCCGCGGCCTCACTGCCGGGCCGCGCCGTGTAGACGATCAGCCGCTGGTCGTGGTTGGCGCTGAGCATCACCTCGCAGTCCAGTTCGAGCGCTCCCACCACCGGGTGAAGCACCGTCTTGGTGTCAGCGCGCCGCACGGCGACATCGTGCTCGGCCCACAGTGCCGCGAACTCCGGCGAAGCCGCCAGCAGCCGCCGTACCAGCGACGCCGCCCGCGCGTCGTCCGGTCGGGCCGCGACCACCGACCGCAGTTGCGCGGCGTGGACGCGGCCCAGGCGCTCGTGTTCGTCCGGGGCGAGCCGGTCCCGCGAACCGGGGTCGGTGAACCAGCGCCAGACGATGTTGCGCTCGCCCGGCGGGCGGCCGCTGTTGTCCCCGAACACCGCCATCGCCAGCGGGTTCTGTGCCAGCACGTCGCCGATGTCGGAGGTCACCTGCGCGGGGGTGTCGTACAGCCGGTCCAGGATCAGCAGCAGTCCGGGGCGGACGTGCCCACCCCCTGCCGCAGCCCGCGGTGGGGCCTGTCCGGCCAGGTGGTACAGGTGGTCGCGTTCGTCGTCGCTCAGCCGCAGCGCCCGGGCCAGCGCGGCCAGCAGCTGCGCCGAGGGGTGCGGTCCGCGCTGCTGCTCCAGCCGGGTGTAGTAGTCCGCCGACATGCCCGCGAGCTGGGCGACCTCCTCGCGCCGCAGCCCCTGCGTCCGCCGCCGCGCCCCCGCGGGCAGGCCCACATCGGCGGGGGTGAGCCGGTCGCGGGATCGGCGGAGGAAGTCGGCGAGCTGCGCGCGGTCCATGGATCCAGCATCCCCCGGCCGCCGCACGGTATCCAGGGATCGCCGATCCCCCGATCGACGGGTCTCTCCCGCTGCCCGCAGGCCGTCCGCATGCTGGAGTCAGCAACCCGGCGAGAGGACAAGAACGATGACGACGATTCTGGTGACCGGAGCGACCGGGCAGGTCGGCCGGCGGCTGGTGCCCAGGCTGATCCAGTGGGCGGCCGAGGGCGAGCGGCTGCGGGTGCTGGTCCGCGGCGAGGCCGCCGCCGAACGCTTCACCGCGCTCGGCGCCGAGGTGGTCCTCGGCGACCTGCGCGAGGAGGGCGACCGGGCCAAGGCCCTGCAGGGCGTGGACGACGTGGTCAATGTCGCCGCCGCCTTCCGCGGCGTTCCGGACGAGGAGGCGCTGGCCGTCAACCGGGACGCGGCGATCGCGCTCGGCCGGCAGGCCCTGGACGCGGGCGTCCGCCGCTTCGTGCAGACCAGTACCAATCTGGTCCACGGCTTCGGCCACGGCCGCCCCGCCCGCGCGGACGACCCGCTGGAGCCGGTGCCCTGGGGCGTCTACCCGAGGTCCAAGGCCGAGGCCGACGCCGCCCTGGCCGAGCTGCACACCGGGCACGGCCTGCCGCTGGTGACCGTACGGCTGGCGTACGTCTACGGCGAGGGCGACCCGCACCTGCGCGACGCGGCGGCCCGCGCCGCGGACTGGGCCGCACACCAGCGGCTGCCCATGGTGCACCACGCGGACGTGGCCCAGGCCCTGCACCGGGCGCTGCGCACCCCCGGCATCGAGGGCCGGATCTACCACGCCACCGACGACGCCCCGGTCACCGCCTACGACATCCACCGGCTCGCCGGACTCCCCATCCCGCCGGAGGCCGCCGGGAAGCAGGACCCGTACCCCTGGATGGGCGTCACCGACAACCTCCCGCTCCGCGACGAGCTGGGCTGGCGCCCGCTCTACCCCTCGGTATGGACGGCCCGCGACGCCGGAGCACTGTAGGACGCCCTTGACCGGGCATCGCCCGGACGGCGGCTCGCTGTCCGGGCGATGACCCGTCACCCTGGACCCCATGGCAGCAGGAGTGGCACCGGCCGTCCCGGCCGACGACGTAGCGGCGATCGTCGCCCGGCTGCGCACCCTGCTCGCCGCGCTGCCCCCGCAGGACGGTGTCGCGGCCTTCGCCGCCGCCTATCTGACCGTCACCGAGTCCCTGGCCGCGCACCTGGCCGAGGGCGGCTTCTTCAAGAACCCCGCCGAGGTCGCCCGGCTCGACGTGCTGTTCGCCGGACGGTTCCTGGACGCCCTCGCCGCCCGCCGCGCCCCGGCCTGCTGGCGGCCGCTGCTGCACCTGCGGCTGCACCCGGGCGTGCTGCCGGTCCAGTTCGCGCTGTGCGGGATGAACGCCCATATCGAGCACGACCTGCCGCTGGCGGTGGTGGACGCCTGCGCCGTGCTCGGCTGCTCCCCCGACGAGCTCTCCGGCGACTTCCACCGCGTCAACGACCTGCTGGCCCAGGTCGAGGAGCAGGTCAGGGACCGGCTGATGCCGGTCGTGGACGGTGAGCTGGCGGTGGCCGAGCCGCTGCTGCACCTGCTCAGCGCCTGGAGCATCGACCGGGCCCGCGACGCCGCCTGGGCCTCGGCGGTCACGCTCTGGGAGCTGCGCGACCGCCCCGAGGCCTACCGGGTGGCCGCCGACGCCCTGGACGACGCGACCGGCCTGGTCAGCCGCTGCCTGCTCACCCCGCTCGGCCCGCACGGGAGCGGCTGAGCAGGCAGCGGGCCAGGACTACCAGCTGGCGTGCAGCGGCTTGCCCTCGGCGTAGCCGGAGGCGCTCTGCACACCGACCACGGCGTTCTCGCGGAACTCCTCCAGCGAGTGCGCACCGGCGTAGGTGCAGGAGCTGCGGACGCCGGCGACGATCGAGTCGATCAGGTCCTCTACGCCGGGACGGGCCGGGTCCAGGAACATCCGCGAGGTGGAGATGCCCTCCTCGAACAGCGCCTTGCGGGCCCGGTCGTAGGAGGACTCCTCGGAGGTCCGGTTGCGCACCGCGCGGGCCGAGGCCATCCCGAAGCTCTCCTTGTACTGGCGGCCGTCGGCGGTGGTCTGCAGGTCGCCGGGCGACTCGTAGGTGCCGGCGAACCAGGAGCCGACCATCACATTGGACGCGCCGGCGGCCAGCGCCATCGCCACGTCGCGCGGGTGCCGCACCCCGCCGTCCGCCCAGACGTGCTTGCCCAGCCTGCGGGCCTCGGCGGCGCACTCCAGCACCGCGGAGAACTGCGGACGGCCGACGCCGGTCATCATCCGGGTGGTGCACATGGCGCCGGGGCCGACACCGACCTTGAGGATGTCCGCACCGGCCTCGACCAGGTCGCGCACACCGGCGGCGGCGACCACGTTCCCGGCCACGACCGGCACCTGCGGGTCCAGGGCGCGGACCGCCTTCAGCGCGCTGATCATGGACTCCTGGTGCCCGTGCGCGGTGTCGACGATCAGCACGTCGGCGCCGGCCCCCAGCAGCGCCTCCGCCTTGCCCGCGACGTCGCCGTTGATGCCCACGGTGGCGGCGATCCGCAGCCTGCCCCGGCTGTCGACGGCCGGGCTGTAGAGGGTGGCCCGCAGGGCGTTCTTGCGGGTCAGTATGCCGACCAGCTGTCCATCGGCGTCCACGACCGGGGCCAGCTTGCGGTGGGCGTTGGTCAGCCGGTCGAAGGCCTCGCGGGGCGCGATGCCCTCCTCCAGCAGCAGCAGGTCGGCCGACATCACCGCGGACAGGCTGGTGAAGCGGTCCACCCCCTGGCAGTCCGACTCGGTGACCACGCCGACCGGCCGGCCCTCCGCCACGACCACCAGCGCGCCGTGGGCGCGCTTGGGCAGCAGCGACAGCGCGTCGGCGACGGTGGCGCCCGGGGCGAGGGTGAGCGCGGTGTCGTGCACCAGGTGGCGCCGCTTGACCCAGTCGATGACCTCGGAGACCACGTCCAGCGGGATGTCCTGCGGGATCGCCGCCAGGCCGCCGCGGCGGGCCACGGTCTCGGCCATCCGGCGTCCGGCGATGGCGGTCATATTGGCCACCACCAGCGGAATGGTGGTGCCGGTGCCGTCCTCCGAGGAGAGGTCCACGGCCTGCCGGGAGCCCACCGAGGAACGGCTGGGCACCATGAACACGTCGTCGTACGTCAGGTCGTACGGCGCCGAGGGGCGCTCGTCGTGGCTGCCGGTCTGGGGGTTCAAGAAGCGCATCTGGGTGCTCTCTGCTGCGGCGGGGGTAGACCTCGGGTGCGGCGGGGAGCGCGTCAGGGCGCCCTGCACCCAACGTTCGATTCTCGTACATCGGACGAGAAGGATCCAGCTCAGCGGTGTTTCCTGCGCTTCCGCACAGCTGCCGACGGTGCGAAGGAAACGGGACTTGTAGTTTCCCACAAGTCCCGTCGGTCCCGCCGAAGGATCTCAGTGGCGGTGCACCCAGGGTGAGTTCTCGGTCGCCGCGGCGGCCTGCGCACGCAGCTTGCGGACGGCCTCGGCCGGGTCCTCCGCCCCGTACACGGCCGAGCCGGCCACGAAGACGTCCGCGCCGGCGTCCGCGCAGCGCTCGATGGTCTCGGCGGAGACCCCGCCGTCGATCTGCAGCCACAGCTGCAGGCCGTGCCGGTTGATCAGCTCCCGGGTGCGGCGGATCTTGGGCAGCATGATGTCCAGGAAGGACTGGCCGCCGAAGCCCGGCTCCACGGTCATGATCAGCAGCATGTCCAGCTCGGACAGCAGGTCCTCGTAGGGCTCGATCGGCGTGGCCGGCTTCAGCGCCATCGAGGCTCGCGCACCCAGCGAGCGGATCTCCCGGGCCAGCCGCACCGGCGCCGCGGCCGCCTCCACATGAAAGGTCACCGAACCGGCCCCGGCCTCCGCGTACTGCGGGGCCCAGCGGTCCGGGTCCTCGATCATCAGATGGCAGTCGATGGGGATGTCGGTGGCCTTGCGCAGCGACTCCACCACGGGCAGGCCCAGGGTCAGGTTGGGCACGAAATGGTTGTCCATGACGTCGACGTGCAGCCAGTCGGCGCCGCGCACGGCCTCCGCCTCGTCGGCGAGCCGCGCGAAGTCCGCGGCCAGGATGCTGGGGCTGATCTGAGGGCTCATGGCGCCAAGTATCCCCGGTGCCCTGACGGGAGCCTGTGCCTGGTCAGGGCTTCTTGCGCAGCAGCGCCAGATACATGGCGTCGGTGCCGTGCAGATGCGGCCACAGCTGGACGTCCGGCCCCTCGCCCAGGTCCGGGACGCCCGGCAGCAGCGGCCGGGCGTCGATCAGCTCGGCGTCGGACCGCTTGCGCAGCACGTCCTGGACCACCATGCGGGTCTCGGCGAGGTGCGGGGAGCAGGTGGCGTAGCCGACGACGCCGCCGGGGCGGGTGGCGTCGATCGCCGACTCCAGCAGGCCGCGCTGCAGCGGGCCGAAGTTGGCGACGTCCTCGGGCCGCCGCCGCCAGCGCGACTCGGGCCTCCGCCGCAGCGCGCCGAGCCCGCTGCAGGGGACGTCCACCAGCACCCGGTCGAAGCTCTCCGGACGCCACGCGGGCCGCAGGCCGTCCGCGGTGATCACGGCGTAGCGGCCCGGGTTGCCGTGCAGGGCCTTGGCGACCAGCGCCGCACGGTGCGGCTGCGACTCGGAGGCGACCAGCGCGGCGCCCCGCTGCGCGGCCAGCGCGGCCAGCAGCGCGGCCTTGCCGCCGGGGCCGGCGCAGCCGTCCAGCCACAACTCGTCCCGGCCCTCGACCGGCGCCGCCGCCAGCGCGGCGGCGACCAGCTGGCTGCCCTCGTCCTGGACCCCCGCGCGGTTCTCCGCCACGGCCGGGACCACGGCGGGGTCGCCGCCCTCGACCAGCCGTACCGCGTAGGGGGACCAGCGCCCGGCCTCGCTCTCCTCCGCGGGCAGCGAGTCGCGCACCTCCTGCGCGGTGGAACGGCCCGGACGGGCCACCAGGGTCACCGCCGGGCGCTCGTTGTCGGCGGCCAGTAGCTCGGAGACGGCGGCGCGGCCGCAGTGCTGCGGCTGCCAGACGCCCAACGCGTCCCAGAGCGCGGCGACCACCCAGCGCGGGTGCGAGTACAGCACCGCGAGGTGGTCCTCGGCGTCCTCCTCGTAGGGCGGCGCGACCTGCTCCAGCCAGGTGTCCAGGTCCTGGGTGCTGATCTTCCGCATCACCGCGTTGACGAACTTGGCGCGCCCGTCGCCGAGGACCACCCGGGCCAGCTCGACGGTGGCGGAGACGGCGGCGTGCGGGGGGATGCGGGTGCCCAGCAGCTGGTGCGCGCCCAGCGACAGCACGTCCAGCACATTGGGGTCGACCTTGCTCAGCGGCCGGTCGATGCAGGCGCCGATGATGGCGTCGTAGCTGCCGCGCATCCGCAGCGTGCCGTAGACCAGCTCGGTGGCGAAGGCGGCGTCGCGGCGCTCGAAGCCCTCGTTCTTCTCCGCCTTGCG includes:
- a CDS encoding YceI family protein gives rise to the protein MSSPTPAASTTTALSTLPTGRYVLDRTRSEVRIQHKTMWGLATVKGSFSDFSGEGEIPADGSSAHGTLTVDAASLDTAHAKRDAHLRSGDFFATDQHPTLAFTADRATVTPDGSVKVSGSLTVRGTTQPLEFTARPTAVGADSVSLTAELTVDRDAHGLGWNKLGMIKGLTGVTVNATFVHQA
- a CDS encoding TetR/AcrR family transcriptional regulator, whose product is MAESTATAAATEIVVVQRPRRADAARNFDALLVAAREAFAENGADASLEDIARRAGVGIGTLYRNFPTRRHLFESVYAEEVNALGKAAVELAGEPPWQALTAWLRRFVEYSVTKRAIRDALNGESDIFLACRDSLYEAGGPLLLRAQQAGEARADISFDDLVRMVSGITSTAFPEEGQRDRVLAIALDGVRARA
- a CDS encoding MFS transporter, which encodes MNRTSNRLTFAVLATGAGVFSMLQSLIAPALPTVQHAMHTSQSTATWVMTAYLLSASVFTPILGRVGDLVGKKRTLVAVLAALVLGCLLAALAPNIGVLIVARVVQGIGGALFPLSFGIIRDEFPAVRVSPSISNLSAVIAAGGGFGMVLAGPIVGALDYRWLFWLPVGVVALAALAALRWIPESPTRGEGNVNWLGAGLLSAWLVALLLPISQASVWGWGSMRVNLLLVVAVVLFALWIRSESRAASPLIDLKVMRLRAVWTTNTAALLFGAGMYAVWSFLPGFAQTPSSAGYGFGSSVTGAGLLMLPMLVAMFCSGVLSGRLQPIVGAKALLVTGAALGAAACAILAAWHGQQWQIAFAAGVFGLGIGLAFASMANLIVQSVPAEQTGAATGMNANIRTIGGSLGAAVMSSLVTGNLQASGLPAEGGYTGGFGLLAVLCLAASLTALLVPARAVALRAAAVGQPTRVSEVAGR
- a CDS encoding helix-turn-helix transcriptional regulator, whose translation is MDRAQLADFLRRSRDRLTPADVGLPAGARRRTQGLRREEVAQLAGMSADYYTRLEQQRGPHPSAQLLAALARALRLSDDERDHLYHLAGQAPPRAAAGGGHVRPGLLLILDRLYDTPAQVTSDIGDVLAQNPLAMAVFGDNSGRPPGERNIVWRWFTDPGSRDRLAPDEHERLGRVHAAQLRSVVAARPDDARAASLVRRLLAASPEFAALWAEHDVAVRRADTKTVLHPVVGALELDCEVMLSANHDQRLIVYTARPGSEAAERLQLLRVVGLQDMVAAGG
- a CDS encoding NAD(P)-dependent oxidoreductase; its protein translation is MTTILVTGATGQVGRRLVPRLIQWAAEGERLRVLVRGEAAAERFTALGAEVVLGDLREEGDRAKALQGVDDVVNVAAAFRGVPDEEALAVNRDAAIALGRQALDAGVRRFVQTSTNLVHGFGHGRPARADDPLEPVPWGVYPRSKAEADAALAELHTGHGLPLVTVRLAYVYGEGDPHLRDAAARAADWAAHQRLPMVHHADVAQALHRALRTPGIEGRIYHATDDAPVTAYDIHRLAGLPIPPEAAGKQDPYPWMGVTDNLPLRDELGWRPLYPSVWTARDAGAL
- a CDS encoding DUF5995 family protein, with the translated sequence MAAGVAPAVPADDVAAIVARLRTLLAALPPQDGVAAFAAAYLTVTESLAAHLAEGGFFKNPAEVARLDVLFAGRFLDALAARRAPACWRPLLHLRLHPGVLPVQFALCGMNAHIEHDLPLAVVDACAVLGCSPDELSGDFHRVNDLLAQVEEQVRDRLMPVVDGELAVAEPLLHLLSAWSIDRARDAAWASAVTLWELRDRPEAYRVAADALDDATGLVSRCLLTPLGPHGSG
- a CDS encoding GuaB1 family IMP dehydrogenase-related protein, with amino-acid sequence MRFLNPQTGSHDERPSAPYDLTYDDVFMVPSRSSVGSRQAVDLSSEDGTGTTIPLVVANMTAIAGRRMAETVARRGGLAAIPQDIPLDVVSEVIDWVKRRHLVHDTALTLAPGATVADALSLLPKRAHGALVVVAEGRPVGVVTESDCQGVDRFTSLSAVMSADLLLLEEGIAPREAFDRLTNAHRKLAPVVDADGQLVGILTRKNALRATLYSPAVDSRGRLRIAATVGINGDVAGKAEALLGAGADVLIVDTAHGHQESMISALKAVRALDPQVPVVAGNVVAAAGVRDLVEAGADILKVGVGPGAMCTTRMMTGVGRPQFSAVLECAAEARRLGKHVWADGGVRHPRDVAMALAAGASNVMVGSWFAGTYESPGDLQTTADGRQYKESFGMASARAVRNRTSEESSYDRARKALFEEGISTSRMFLDPARPGVEDLIDSIVAGVRSSCTYAGAHSLEEFRENAVVGVQSASGYAEGKPLHASW
- the rpe gene encoding ribulose-phosphate 3-epimerase; amino-acid sequence: MSPQISPSILAADFARLADEAEAVRGADWLHVDVMDNHFVPNLTLGLPVVESLRKATDIPIDCHLMIEDPDRWAPQYAEAGAGSVTFHVEAAAAPVRLAREIRSLGARASMALKPATPIEPYEDLLSELDMLLIMTVEPGFGGQSFLDIMLPKIRRTRELINRHGLQLWLQIDGGVSAETIERCADAGADVFVAGSAVYGAEDPAEAVRKLRAQAAAATENSPWVHRH
- a CDS encoding transcription antitermination factor NusB, which gives rise to MTGPAPKSAPRPHRRPKKDPARMVAFTALRAVDERDAYANLILPSLLRKAEKNEGFERRDAAFATELVYGTLRMRGSYDAIIGACIDRPLSKVDPNVLDVLSLGAHQLLGTRIPPHAAVSATVELARVVLGDGRAKFVNAVMRKISTQDLDTWLEQVAPPYEEDAEDHLAVLYSHPRWVVAALWDALGVWQPQHCGRAAVSELLAADNERPAVTLVARPGRSTAQEVRDSLPAEESEAGRWSPYAVRLVEGGDPAVVPAVAENRAGVQDEGSQLVAAALAAAPVEGRDELWLDGCAGPGGKAALLAALAAQRGAALVASESQPHRAALVAKALHGNPGRYAVITADGLRPAWRPESFDRVLVDVPCSGLGALRRRPESRWRRRPEDVANFGPLQRGLLESAIDATRPGGVVGYATCSPHLAETRMVVQDVLRKRSDAELIDARPLLPGVPDLGEGPDVQLWPHLHGTDAMYLALLRKKP